The genomic interval TGTGATGAAGGCGAGTGATTTTTCTGATGAAGTCGTCGCTGATACTGATCCAAAATTTGTGGTTGGATACGTTGATAGCGTAAAGCCACATCCAGACTCAGATCATCTACAAATTACAGATACATTGGTTGGGGACGACGAACACGTACAAATCGTTTCCGGTTCACCAAACATGAAAGCTGGTATCACAGTTGTTGTGGCGAAAGTTGGTGCGATGATGCCATCAGGTTTGATCATTTGGCCTGGTGCACTTCGTGGGGAAGCTTCCAATGGGATGATCGTTTCAGGACGAGAACTTGGATTGCCAAATGCACCACAACAACCAGGTGCAATGATCTTGCCAGATAACTTTGCGCCAATCGGGACACCATTTGATCGTACATCAGATGAAGCCCAAGCGATTTTTGACTAAACAGATAGGGAGAAAGCGTATGGCTGAACAACGACCAATTGTCTACTTTCAGCGACTAATGGGAAATTACGATCGACAAGTTGCAGAAATTATGAAGGCAAAACGTGAATACTTAGTATTCGCCGATGAAGAAGACGTCTTGGAACCTGTAACCGTTGACCGTGAGCCAGTGATGGTTGAAGTATTGACACCAAAGCCAGTACCAACACAATTAAAGCCTAAGCCAATTGTTGAATTAAACGCGCCACTTGAAGAGCGCGAGTTAGAATCAGTTGAAGACCCACAAGAAGAACCAGAAATGGCGCCTACTGTGGTTGAACCTGAACCAACACCCATTGTTCAACCGGCAGAAGTTGTTACACCGATTGTGATGACACCAAAGGCATCAACTGAAGTGAAGGCCGTTTCAACAAGCATGCCTGAGCCAAAGCCTAAGCCTAAGGTAGCTGAAAAGAAGGTTGAAGAAGAAGCACCAAAGACTAAGCCAATGACTGGACTAGGGTTGAACCTTGATTCAATTTTTAACGAGGAGTTCTCGGCAGAACAAACAGGTTACTTTGGTAAATAATGAAAAGACTAGGCAACTAGTCTTTTTTTGTATCTTGCGATCCATGAAATGTCGGCGAAAGACTAATAATATGGCGTTTTTTTTGGTAAGATAGAAGTACAAGTATCACGAATTATGACAGTGGAGAGAAGATATGAACAAAGAGACAATGTATTATTTTATTGGAATCAAGGGTTCTGGTATGAGCTCACTTGCACGTATTCTGCATGACCAAGGATATCAAGTATCTGGTTCAGATATCGATGAATACACATTTACCCAAAAGCCATTGGAAGACGCTGGTATTGAGATTAAATCATTTGATCCAGCTAATCTACATGCAGGTATGACCGTTATTCGTGGAAACGCGTTTGATGATAATCACGTGGAAGTTGCGGCAGCACTAGCAATGGGTGATGCTATTACACTAATGACATACCCAGAAGTTGTGCAATCTTTGATTGAACAATTTACATCAATCGGTGTTGCAGGAGCCCATGGTAAAACATCTACAACTGGGCTATTAGCCCACGTGATGTCTGGAATCGCACCAACATCATACCTTATTGGTGATGGTAGTGGACGAGGTGTGCCAGATGCACGTTTCTTTGTCTTTGAAGCCGACGAATATCGTCGTCACTTTGAAGACTACCGTCCAGACTACGGAATCATGACCAACATTGACTTTGATCACCCTGACTACTTTTCAGGCATTGACGATGTTCGTTCAGCGTTCACAGATTACGGAAACCATGTAAAGAAGGCTATCTTTGCTTGGGGTGATGATCCACATTTGCGCGAACTAGCAATTGAAACACCAATGTACTTCTACGGAACAAACCCTGAAAAGGATGACTTCTACGCAACAAACATTCGTCGTTCAACAACAGGTTCATCATTTGATGCTTACTACCACGATGAATTCTTGGGTAACTTCGAAGTACCATTGTTTGGTCAACACGGAGTCTTGAACTCATTAGCCGTTGTGGCGGTCAGCTACTTCGAAAAGATGGATGCCGACTTGGTTAAGGAAGAATTAGCGTCTTTTAAGGGTGTTAAGCGCCGCTTTACAGAAAAGCAAATTGGCCCCGTGACCGTCATCGATGATTACGCACATCACCCATCAGAAATTAAGGCAACAATTGACGCAGCACGTCAAAAGTACCCAAATCGTAATATCGTGTCTGTTTTCCAACCACACACATTTAGCCGTACGATTGCGTATCAAAGTGAATTTGCTGAAACACTGGACTTGTCAGACGATGTTTATCTGACTGAAATCTTTGCGTCAGCACGTGAAGAACGTGGAGATATTCAATCAAAGGATCTAGGGGATAAGATTAGCAAGTTCCGTGGCATTGTTTCACCTGAAAATGTGTCACCATTGTTGGATCATGAAGATGGTGTCTTCGTCTTTATGGGGGCCGGTGATTTGCAAAACACTGAATTCGCTTTTGAAAAGCTATTGGCAAATACACAAAATAACCTACAATAATGCATTTCCGCTAGGTTTAAGTTTCATTTGCTAATATATATAATAAGAATTGAATAGAAATGAGGAGTAGTATATGGATAATTATAATTACGAAAATCCACGTGTTGTGAACCAAGACAGCGCTGGATTAAATGCCTTCTTCCGTAAGGTATACACTTACATGGGATTGGCTCTGTTGGTTACATTCGTGACTGCATACATTGGTGTCACAGTATTTCCAGTGCAAATTGCGGCCATCTTTACTAGCACAGCATCATCATTGATTATGCTAGCTATCATGATTGGATTTGTTTTCTTGTTTAGCCGAAAGGTTATGACAAATCCTGGAGCAGCCTTTGGTATGTTGATGGGATTCGCCGTTTTGAACGGGGCAACATTCGCTGTAATTGGTTTGACTGTTGATATGACATCAATCATTTACGCTTTCCTAACAACTGTTTTCTTGTTCGTTGGAATGGCTGCTTATGGATTCCTAACAAAGAAGTCAATGGCTTCAATGGGAAGCATCTTGTTCGGAGCGGTAATTGCTTTGATTGTGGCGAACATCATCAACTTGTTCTGGTTTAACCAAACAATGTACCTAGTTGTATCTGTAATCGGTGTTGTTGTATTCGCTTTGTACACAGCCTACGACATGAACATGTTGAAGGAAATGTACTACGAATTCGGGCAAACTGATGCACGTACAACACAAGGGTTGGCAGTATCTGGAGCTTTGTCATTGTACATGGACTTCATCAACCTATTTATTTACCTAATCCGTCTATTCTCAAGTCGCGATTAGTCAATGAAACCCACGTCTTTACGTTAAAAGACGTGGGTTTTCTGTTATGATGGATATAACGAATAAAATGATGATTACATCAAGAAAGAGTGTATGATGGCTAAACCAACTTTACTATTAATCGACGGAAACTCACTTGCATTTCGTGCGTACTTTGCATTGATTAATCAAGTCGAACGTTTTGTAAGTCACACTGGATTGCACACAAACGCATTGGTAGGATTCAATAATTTACTAGATGGTATTGTAGATCCTTTCCAACCTGATCTAGCGCTAGTTGCATGGGACGTCGGTAAGACAACTTTCCGTACAGAAAAGTTAGAATCATATAAGGGAACTCGTAACTCAACACCTTCAGAATTAGTGGAACAATTTCCATACTTACGTGAAATGGTTGAGCTACACGGAATCAAGAGTTACGAATTAGCTAATTATGAAGCCGACGACATTATTGGAACAACGGCGCGTATGGGAGAAGCAGCTGGTTATCAAGTAACCATCGTAACTGGAGACAAAGACTTAACTCAATTAGTCACAGATAACACAACGGTTCGGGTGACTAAGAAGGGGATTTCTGAAATTGAAAAGTATGACCCTGCTTTAGTTGCTGAAAAGTTTGATGGGCTTGTACCCGAACAAATTATTGAACTAAAGGGGCTGCAAGGGGATACATCTGACAATTACCCAGGAATCGCTGGAATTGGACCAAAGACGGCGGTTAAGTTGATGAAGCAATTTAATACGATTCCAGAAATGTATGAACGTATTGATGAATTGAAGCCATCAAAGCAAAAAGAAAAGCTTATTGCTGGGGAAGCAGATGCCCGTTTGTCCCGTGACTTAGCAACCATTCGTACAAACGCACCCGTTGAATATGCATTGGAAGATCTTGCTTATCGTGGACCAGACTACGTGAATATCGTACCGTTCTACGAACAACTAGATTTCAAGTCAAACTTGGCTAAGTTAGCAAGTCAAGGACACGTGGGTAGTCAAACCGAAGGGGAAACACCTACACAACAAGACATTGCATACACCGAACTAACAACAGCGAACTTAGATTTGTTGACGAAGTTCACGAAAACAATTAGTGTTTTTGTGGAATTGGATGATGCTAATTATCACACTGCCGCACCAGTTGGGATTGTGATTGGAAATGATGATGAAGGGTATGTTGTAACCCGTGATGTGAACATGTTGATGGAGTCACCTGAAGCAAAAGCATTATTGGCAGACGAATCTATTAAGAAGAATGTCTTCAATGCGAAGTCAACGATGATTACATTGGAACGCTTGTCACTACCAATCGCTGGTATCCAATATGATCTACAATTGATGACTTATTTGACTGACACTAACGACAATTCAACAGATTTGGGCATTTTAGCGCAACAACATGATTACTACGGTCTACAACCCGATGCCGATGTTTACGGGACCGGGGCCAAGTTCGAAATTCCTTTGGATGACGATGTGTTCTTTGCGCACT from Weissella ceti carries:
- the ytpR gene encoding YtpR family tRNA-binding protein, encoding MLIATYNQVGMGNVLMLLTAQAEGTVTAEQRGDVVRLMDAQNQVVGFNILNATDHIDGLTGAGQVNLSEMQVAAINNVMKASDFSDEVVADTDPKFVVGYVDSVKPHPDSDHLQITDTLVGDDEHVQIVSGSPNMKAGITVVVAKVGAMMPSGLIIWPGALRGEASNGMIVSGRELGLPNAPQQPGAMILPDNFAPIGTPFDRTSDEAQAIFD
- the murC gene encoding UDP-N-acetylmuramate--L-alanine ligase, whose protein sequence is MNKETMYYFIGIKGSGMSSLARILHDQGYQVSGSDIDEYTFTQKPLEDAGIEIKSFDPANLHAGMTVIRGNAFDDNHVEVAAALAMGDAITLMTYPEVVQSLIEQFTSIGVAGAHGKTSTTGLLAHVMSGIAPTSYLIGDGSGRGVPDARFFVFEADEYRRHFEDYRPDYGIMTNIDFDHPDYFSGIDDVRSAFTDYGNHVKKAIFAWGDDPHLRELAIETPMYFYGTNPEKDDFYATNIRRSTTGSSFDAYYHDEFLGNFEVPLFGQHGVLNSLAVVAVSYFEKMDADLVKEELASFKGVKRRFTEKQIGPVTVIDDYAHHPSEIKATIDAARQKYPNRNIVSVFQPHTFSRTIAYQSEFAETLDLSDDVYLTEIFASAREERGDIQSKDLGDKISKFRGIVSPENVSPLLDHEDGVFVFMGAGDLQNTEFAFEKLLANTQNNLQ
- a CDS encoding Bax inhibitor-1/YccA family protein, with product MDNYNYENPRVVNQDSAGLNAFFRKVYTYMGLALLVTFVTAYIGVTVFPVQIAAIFTSTASSLIMLAIMIGFVFLFSRKVMTNPGAAFGMLMGFAVLNGATFAVIGLTVDMTSIIYAFLTTVFLFVGMAAYGFLTKKSMASMGSILFGAVIALIVANIINLFWFNQTMYLVVSVIGVVVFALYTAYDMNMLKEMYYEFGQTDARTTQGLAVSGALSLYMDFINLFIYLIRLFSSRD
- the polA gene encoding DNA polymerase I codes for the protein MAKPTLLLIDGNSLAFRAYFALINQVERFVSHTGLHTNALVGFNNLLDGIVDPFQPDLALVAWDVGKTTFRTEKLESYKGTRNSTPSELVEQFPYLREMVELHGIKSYELANYEADDIIGTTARMGEAAGYQVTIVTGDKDLTQLVTDNTTVRVTKKGISEIEKYDPALVAEKFDGLVPEQIIELKGLQGDTSDNYPGIAGIGPKTAVKLMKQFNTIPEMYERIDELKPSKQKEKLIAGEADARLSRDLATIRTNAPVEYALEDLAYRGPDYVNIVPFYEQLDFKSNLAKLASQGHVGSQTEGETPTQQDIAYTELTTANLDLLTKFTKTISVFVELDDANYHTAAPVGIVIGNDDEGYVVTRDVNMLMESPEAKALLADESIKKNVFNAKSTMITLERLSLPIAGIQYDLQLMTYLTDTNDNSTDLGILAQQHDYYGLQPDADVYGTGAKFEIPLDDDVFFAHLAQKGHVLGFVPEKLAEDLKSREQFGLYEEMELPLTTVLAKMEMAGITVDSNLLYEMGSKMIERLAELEQTIYAQAGHEFNIQSPKQLGVILFEEMGYTPIKKTKTGYSTSVEVLEQMGDVPIVESILAYRQIAKIKSTYVDGLLRVIHGSDSKVHTHYEQALTQTGRLASNDPNLQNIPVRVEEGRRIRQAFTASHEDWVIMTFDYSQIELRVLADITGDENMQAAFKSGEDIHADTARRVFGLTPDQEVDSDMRRKAKAVNFGIVYGISDFGLAKNINVSRAEAKDMIEKYFEQYPGIKRWMDEIITFAQENGYVETLAHRRRYLPDIKAKNFNVRSFAERTAMNSPIQGSAADIIKIAMLNVQKALDDEGLESKMLLQVHDELIFEVPRNEVARMHTLIPEVMDSAMALNVPLKVSSHEGSNWYDAK